In Alloyangia pacifica, the following proteins share a genomic window:
- a CDS encoding ABC transporter ATP-binding protein: MPDTGTSDAFVAFERVQKSYDGETLVVKDLNLSLPKGEFLTMLGPSGSGKTTCLMMLAGFETATHGEIKLDGVSINNIPPHKRGIGMVFQNYALFPHMTVAENLSFPLEVRKIGKSDREAKVKRALDMVEMGAFGGRRPAQLSGGQQQRIALARALVFEPELVLMDEPLGALDKQLREKMQFEITDLAHRLGITVVYVTHDQTEALTMSDRVAVFNDGRIQQLAPPDQLYEQPENSFVAQFIGENNTLEGTIAEIRGDNCVVKLDGGEVIDAKPVNVTKVGERTRVSIRPERVEYNKDRLQEGAHTLKAKVLEFIYMGDIFRTRLEVAGNRDFVIKTRNAPDQVRLTPGTEIEIGWLPEDCRALDAN, translated from the coding sequence TTGCCAGATACCGGGACAAGCGACGCTTTTGTCGCCTTTGAGCGCGTGCAGAAAAGCTATGATGGCGAGACCCTTGTCGTCAAAGATCTGAACCTGAGCCTGCCCAAGGGCGAGTTTTTGACCATGCTGGGACCGTCGGGTTCAGGCAAGACCACCTGCCTGATGATGCTCGCCGGTTTCGAGACCGCCACCCATGGCGAGATCAAGCTCGACGGCGTGTCGATCAACAATATCCCGCCGCACAAGCGGGGCATCGGTATGGTCTTCCAGAATTACGCCCTTTTCCCGCACATGACCGTTGCCGAGAACCTCAGCTTCCCGCTCGAGGTGCGCAAGATCGGCAAGTCGGACCGCGAGGCCAAGGTCAAGCGGGCCCTCGACATGGTCGAAATGGGGGCCTTCGGCGGCCGCCGCCCGGCGCAGCTCTCGGGCGGCCAGCAACAGCGGATCGCGCTGGCGCGCGCACTGGTGTTTGAGCCCGAACTGGTGCTGATGGACGAGCCGCTCGGCGCGCTCGACAAACAGCTGCGCGAGAAGATGCAGTTCGAGATCACCGACCTGGCGCACCGACTGGGGATCACCGTGGTCTACGTGACGCACGACCAGACCGAGGCGCTGACCATGTCTGACCGCGTCGCCGTCTTCAACGACGGGCGCATCCAACAGCTCGCCCCGCCGGATCAGCTCTACGAGCAGCCCGAGAACAGCTTCGTGGCGCAGTTCATCGGCGAGAACAACACACTCGAGGGCACCATCGCCGAGATCAGGGGCGACAATTGCGTGGTCAAGCTGGACGGGGGCGAGGTGATCGACGCCAAGCCGGTCAACGTGACCAAGGTCGGCGAGCGTACTCGTGTTTCGATCCGCCCCGAGCGCGTCGAATACAACAAGGACCGCCTGCAAGAAGGCGCCCACACGCTCAAGGCCAAGGTGCTCGAGTTCATCTACATGGGCGACATCTTCCGCACTCGGCTCGAAGTGGCCGGCAACCGCGACTTCGTCATCAAGACACGCAACGCGCCCGACCAGGTACGCCTGACCCCGGGCACCGAGATCGAGATCGGCTGGTTGCCCGAGGATTGCCGAGCGCTCGACGCCAACTGA
- the ribA gene encoding GTP cyclohydrolase II: protein MSLAPDLGELLARARADLRMGVPVVLKARAGGALVIAAETVSAARLAVLRALPGELDLTITARRAETLKARAYDGDLARVILPGDAGLDWVQSIADPADDLAKPMKGPLATRRGGDTGLHRLAITLVKSARLLPAALILPLEDPEGFAQGEMLTVVEADPAGPYMLTLARLDHVVSAKVPLRAAQNARLHIFRPEDGSDEHYAIEIGRPDRSKPVLSRLHSACFTGDLLGSLKCDCGPQLNAALAQMGEEGAGVLLYLNQEGRGIGLANKMRAYALQDQGFDTVEANHRLGFEDDERDFRLGAEILRKMGFGAVRLLTNNPNKMAMMERCGITVAERVPLKVGLNTYNERYLATKAEKSGHLL from the coding sequence ATGTCCCTCGCGCCCGATCTCGGAGAATTGCTCGCCCGTGCCCGCGCCGACCTGCGCATGGGGGTGCCGGTGGTGCTGAAGGCGCGGGCAGGCGGCGCGCTGGTGATCGCGGCCGAGACGGTTTCGGCGGCGCGGTTGGCGGTGCTGCGGGCGCTGCCGGGAGAGCTTGACCTGACCATTACCGCGCGCCGGGCCGAAACGCTGAAGGCGCGGGCCTATGACGGCGATCTGGCGCGGGTGATCCTTCCGGGCGATGCGGGGCTCGACTGGGTGCAATCGATCGCCGATCCGGCGGATGACTTGGCCAAGCCAATGAAGGGCCCGCTCGCCACCCGCCGGGGCGGCGACACCGGGCTGCACCGGCTGGCGATCACCCTCGTGAAATCGGCGCGGCTGCTGCCCGCCGCCCTGATCCTGCCGCTTGAGGACCCCGAAGGCTTTGCGCAGGGCGAGATGCTGACCGTCGTCGAGGCCGACCCGGCAGGCCCCTACATGCTGACGCTGGCGCGGCTCGATCACGTTGTCTCGGCCAAGGTGCCGCTGCGCGCTGCGCAGAACGCCCGGCTGCACATCTTCCGGCCCGAGGATGGCTCGGACGAGCATTACGCCATCGAGATCGGCCGCCCGGATCGTTCCAAGCCGGTACTCTCGCGACTGCATTCCGCCTGTTTCACCGGCGACCTTCTGGGCTCGCTGAAATGCGACTGCGGCCCGCAACTCAATGCGGCGCTGGCGCAGATGGGAGAGGAGGGGGCAGGGGTTCTGCTCTATCTCAACCAGGAGGGGCGGGGCATCGGGCTGGCCAACAAGATGCGCGCCTACGCGCTGCAGGATCAGGGCTTCGACACGGTCGAGGCGAACCATCGGCTGGGCTTCGAGGATGACGAGCGCGACTTCCGCCTCGGCGCGGAGATCCTGCGCAAGATGGGCTTCGGCGCGGTGCGGCTGCTGACCAACAACCCAAACAAGATGGCGATGATGGAGCGCTGCGGCATCACCGTCGCCGAGCGCGTGCCGCTGAAGGTGGGGCTGAACACCTACAACGAACGCTATCTTGCCACCAAGGCCGAGAAGTCGGGGCACCTGCTGTGA
- a CDS encoding L,D-transpeptidase family protein, which produces MVLTRAGLRFAGRTWPCVIGRGGVRACKREGDGATPVGVHRVVAMLYRPDRMARPAFWAEPIRLRDLWCDDSGSPAYNQLVQAPFAPSHETLRRADPLYDLVLITDWNWPEAEPGRGSAIFLHQWRRPGYPTAGCVGFAPGDLRAIAGRILPGTRLVVPEPLDGWRAG; this is translated from the coding sequence CTGGTGCTGACCCGCGCCGGTCTGCGTTTCGCGGGGCGGACGTGGCCCTGCGTTATCGGGCGCGGCGGCGTGCGGGCCTGCAAGCGTGAGGGCGACGGGGCGACGCCGGTCGGCGTCCACCGCGTGGTCGCCATGCTCTACCGGCCCGACCGCATGGCGCGGCCCGCTTTCTGGGCAGAGCCGATCCGGCTGCGCGATCTCTGGTGCGACGACAGTGGCTCGCCGGCCTATAACCAGCTGGTGCAGGCACCTTTCGCACCCAGCCACGAAACCCTGCGACGGGCCGATCCGCTCTACGATCTCGTGCTGATCACCGACTGGAACTGGCCCGAGGCCGAACCGGGCCGCGGTTCGGCGATCTTCCTGCACCAGTGGCGGCGGCCGGGCTATCCGACGGCAGGCTGCGTCGGTTTCGCGCCGGGCGATCTGCGGGCGATTGCCGGGCGGATACTGCCGGGCACGCGGCTCGTGGTGCCCGAGCCGCTGGACGGCTGGCGCGCGGGCTGA
- the argE gene encoding acetylornithine deacetylase, whose product MSHLLPATEEHLKHLIACPTVSSESNLAMMAMMGDHLEHLGAKVEIFRDATGTKANMFATLGPDIPGGVVVSGHSDVVPVTDQDWSSDPFTLTLRDDHLYGRGTCDMKGFIAAALALAEPVSKMTLRRPLHLCFTHDEEVGCLGARALVPELQRRGHAPRMAIIGEPTGMRLIEGHKGCCEYTTRFSGLEGHGSAPDRGVNAVLYALRYTQRLMEMAEALKARAPHGSRFDPPWTTVNVGRLAGGVAHNVIPGKAEVDWEMRPVQPGDAEFVNEALAHCIENELLPAMRAVHPDAEITTEVIGEVAGLIPMEDNAARDLISRLTGSNSADVVPFGTEAGLFQQMGLSVVVCGPGEIAQAHKPDEFVTRGQLAQCLGLLEGIAHSLVA is encoded by the coding sequence ATGAGCCATCTTCTGCCCGCCACCGAGGAGCACCTGAAGCACCTCATCGCCTGCCCGACCGTCTCGAGCGAGAGCAATCTCGCGATGATGGCCATGATGGGCGATCACCTCGAGCACCTCGGTGCAAAGGTCGAGATTTTCCGCGACGCGACCGGCACCAAGGCCAATATGTTTGCCACGCTCGGCCCGGACATCCCCGGCGGCGTGGTGGTCTCGGGGCATTCCGATGTGGTGCCGGTGACCGATCAGGACTGGAGCAGCGACCCCTTCACCTTGACCCTGCGCGACGATCACCTCTACGGCCGTGGTACCTGCGACATGAAGGGCTTCATCGCCGCCGCGCTGGCCTTGGCCGAGCCGGTCTCGAAGATGACGCTGCGCCGCCCTCTGCATCTTTGCTTCACCCATGACGAGGAGGTCGGCTGCCTCGGCGCCCGCGCATTGGTGCCCGAGCTACAGCGCCGCGGCCACGCGCCGCGCATGGCGATCATCGGCGAGCCCACCGGCATGCGGCTGATCGAGGGGCACAAGGGCTGCTGCGAATACACCACGCGGTTCTCGGGGCTCGAGGGCCATGGCTCCGCCCCCGACCGCGGCGTGAACGCGGTGCTCTACGCGCTGCGCTATACCCAGCGGCTGATGGAGATGGCCGAGGCGCTGAAGGCCCGCGCGCCGCACGGCAGCCGCTTCGATCCGCCTTGGACCACGGTGAACGTCGGCCGCCTCGCCGGCGGTGTCGCGCACAACGTCATTCCCGGCAAGGCCGAGGTCGATTGGGAAATGCGCCCGGTGCAGCCCGGCGACGCCGAGTTCGTCAACGAGGCGCTGGCCCATTGCATTGAGAATGAACTGCTGCCCGCCATGCGCGCCGTGCACCCCGACGCCGAGATCACCACCGAGGTGATCGGCGAGGTCGCCGGGCTGATCCCGATGGAGGACAACGCGGCGCGCGATCTGATCTCCCGCCTCACCGGCAGCAATTCCGCCGACGTGGTGCCCTTCGGCACCGAGGCCGGCCTGTTCCAGCAGATGGGTCTGTCCGTGGTGGTCTGCGGCCCCGGAGAGATCGCCCAGGCCCACAAGCCCGACGAATTCGTCACCCGCGGTCAGCTGGCGCAATGCCTCGGCCTGCTCGAAGGCATCGCCCACAGCCTCGTGGCCTGA
- a CDS encoding extracellular solute-binding protein — protein sequence MKRTKTLLATTALTVAAGAVSAQEMANDMTLVSWGGAYQTSQIKAYADPYKEMHPEVNISWDESSAEAVAKLRAMNEAGNITWDLVDVVASDAIRLCDEGLAMEYDPDELLAEADDGTSAEDDFGDMIVSDCFIPQIVYSTTFGYRTDMVPEGADAPSDICSIFDLETYPGKRSLEKRPINNMEWALYCDGVAKDEIYDVLATPEGQDQALAKLDTIKDSVVWWSAGADTPQLLADGEVFMGSTYNGRLFSVIEEQDQPVAMMWDMQVFDLDGWIIPEGLDDAALARVKDFVKFATDTQRLADQAAYISYGPARQSSAPLVGQHADLGIDMAPHMPTDPANATNTLLYNYEFWADYRDDIDAKFQAWLAQ from the coding sequence ATGAAACGGACCAAGACCCTCCTGGCCACCACCGCGCTCACGGTTGCCGCAGGCGCCGTCTCCGCGCAGGAAATGGCCAACGACATGACCCTCGTGTCGTGGGGCGGCGCGTATCAGACGAGCCAGATCAAGGCCTATGCCGACCCCTACAAGGAAATGCACCCCGAGGTGAACATCTCCTGGGATGAAAGCTCGGCCGAAGCCGTGGCAAAGCTGCGCGCGATGAACGAGGCCGGCAACATCACTTGGGACCTCGTCGACGTCGTGGCCTCTGACGCCATCCGCCTGTGCGACGAAGGCCTCGCCATGGAATACGATCCCGACGAGCTGCTCGCCGAGGCAGATGACGGCACCTCGGCCGAGGACGACTTCGGCGACATGATCGTCTCCGACTGCTTCATCCCGCAGATCGTCTATTCGACCACCTTCGGTTACCGCACCGACATGGTGCCCGAGGGCGCGGATGCGCCGTCGGACATCTGCTCGATCTTTGATCTCGAGACCTACCCGGGCAAGCGCTCGCTCGAGAAGCGCCCGATCAACAACATGGAATGGGCGCTGTACTGCGACGGCGTGGCCAAGGACGAGATCTACGACGTTCTGGCTACCCCGGAAGGCCAGGACCAGGCGCTCGCCAAGCTCGACACCATCAAGGACAGCGTCGTGTGGTGGTCCGCTGGTGCCGACACACCGCAGCTTCTGGCGGACGGCGAAGTCTTCATGGGCTCGACCTACAATGGCCGCCTGTTCTCGGTGATCGAGGAGCAGGACCAGCCGGTCGCCATGATGTGGGACATGCAGGTGTTCGATCTCGACGGCTGGATCATCCCCGAAGGCCTTGACGACGCCGCTCTGGCGCGCGTGAAGGACTTCGTGAAGTTCGCCACCGACACCCAGCGTCTGGCCGATCAGGCCGCCTACATCTCCTATGGTCCGGCACGCCAGTCGTCCGCTCCGCTTGTCGGTCAGCACGCCGACCTGGGCATCGACATGGCGCCGCATATGCCGACCGATCCGGCAAACGCGACGAACACGCTGCTCTACAACTACGAGTTCTGGGCGGACTATCGCGACGACATCGACGCGAAGTTCCAGGCCTGGCTCGCGCAATAA
- a CDS encoding response regulator transcription factor — protein sequence MAQIKNILLVDDDDDLREALAEQLVMTEDFEVFEAETGAAAMARVKEQVYDLLILDVGLPDTDGRELCKLMRKQGVKSPILMLTGHDTDADTILGLDAGANDYVTKPFKFPVLLARIRAQLRQHEQSEDAVFTVGPYTFKPSMKLLVTEDDRKIRLTEKETNILKFLYRSTEGVVPREILLHEVWGYNAGVTTHTLETHIYRLRQKIEPDPSNARILVTESGGYRLVA from the coding sequence ATGGCCCAGATCAAGAACATCCTTCTGGTGGACGACGACGACGACCTGCGCGAAGCGCTGGCCGAGCAGCTGGTCATGACCGAGGATTTCGAGGTGTTCGAGGCCGAGACCGGCGCCGCCGCCATGGCGCGGGTGAAGGAACAGGTCTACGACCTGCTGATCCTCGACGTCGGCCTGCCCGACACGGACGGCCGCGAGCTGTGCAAGCTGATGCGCAAGCAGGGGGTCAAGTCGCCCATCCTCATGCTCACCGGCCATGACACGGATGCCGACACCATCCTCGGCCTCGACGCTGGTGCAAACGACTATGTTACCAAGCCTTTCAAATTCCCGGTGCTGCTGGCCCGCATCCGCGCGCAGCTGCGCCAGCATGAACAGTCCGAGGACGCGGTCTTCACCGTCGGCCCCTACACCTTCAAGCCGTCGATGAAGCTGCTGGTGACCGAGGACGACCGCAAGATCCGGCTGACCGAGAAAGAGACGAACATCCTCAAGTTCCTCTACCGCTCGACCGAAGGGGTGGTGCCGCGCGAGATTCTGCTGCACGAAGTCTGGGGTTACAACGCCGGGGTGACGACGCACACGCTCGAGACCCACATCTATCGACTGCGGCAGAAAATCGAACCCGATCCCTCGAACGCACGTATTTTGGTCACAGAATCCGGGGGTTATCGGCTCGTTGCCTGA